A stretch of the Streptococcus oralis genome encodes the following:
- a CDS encoding transporter substrate-binding domain-containing protein produces the protein MKKKFFLSALLIILFGLAAAKPVQADTSVADIQKRGELVVGVKQDVPNFGYKDPKTGTYSGIETDLAKMIADELKVKIRYVPVTAQTRGPLLDNEQVDLDIATFTITEERKKLYNFTSPYYTDASGFLVNKSANIKSLEDLNGKTIGVAQGSITQRLITELGKKKGLTFKFVELGSYPELITSLHAHRIDAFSVDRSILSGYISKRTELLDDSFKPSDYGIVTKKSNTELNDYLNTLVTKWSKDGSLQKLYDRYKLKPSSHTAD, from the coding sequence ATGAAAAAGAAATTCTTTTTATCAGCATTATTGATTATCCTTTTCGGCCTTGCTGCTGCCAAACCAGTCCAAGCCGATACCAGCGTCGCAGACATTCAAAAAAGAGGCGAACTAGTTGTCGGTGTCAAACAAGACGTTCCCAATTTTGGTTACAAGGACCCCAAGACAGGGACTTACTCTGGTATCGAAACGGACCTGGCCAAGATGATTGCAGACGAACTCAAGGTCAAGATTCGCTACGTTCCTGTTACCGCTCAAACACGTGGACCACTCCTAGACAATGAACAGGTCGATTTGGATATCGCGACATTTACCATCACGGAAGAACGTAAAAAACTCTACAACTTCACCAGTCCCTACTATACGGACGCTTCTGGTTTTTTGGTCAATAAATCTGCCAATATCAAAAGCCTTGAAGACCTAAATGGCAAAACCATCGGGGTTGCCCAAGGCTCTATCACCCAACGCTTAATTACCGAACTGGGTAAAAAGAAAGGTCTAACCTTTAAATTCGTCGAACTTGGTTCCTACCCAGAATTGATTACTTCCCTTCACGCTCACCGTATTGATGCCTTTTCCGTGGACCGCTCTATCCTGTCTGGCTACATCAGCAAACGGACAGAACTACTAGATGATAGTTTCAAACCATCTGACTACGGTATCGTCACCAAGAAATCAAATACCGAGCTAAACGACTATCTTAATACCTTGGTCACTAAATGGAGCAAGGATGGTAGTTTGCAGAAACTCTATGACCGTTACAAGCTCAAACCATCTAGCCATACCGCAGATTAA
- a CDS encoding amino acid ABC transporter permease — protein sequence MTDLSSWTAYFQDFGQFFNGFLFTLALAIGSFILAIVLGIIFGVLSTSKHQILRILARIFVEFYQNTPLLVQFVIVFYGLPLISDHTIMIPIYWTAVLCVGLYHGAYIAEVIRSGIQSIPSGQMEAALSQGFTYISAMRLIILPQAFRIILPPLTNQIVNLIKNTSTTAIISGVDLMFVTKSWSALNGNYIPAFLGAALLYFALCFPVAQFGRKMEQANKKAYSL from the coding sequence ATGACAGATTTATCATCTTGGACAGCCTATTTTCAGGATTTTGGACAATTTTTCAATGGTTTCCTCTTCACCCTTGCCCTAGCAATTGGATCCTTTATCCTAGCTATTGTCTTAGGAATCATCTTTGGAGTCCTATCAACTAGCAAACATCAAATTTTAAGGATTTTGGCTCGTATCTTTGTCGAATTTTACCAAAACACTCCCCTATTGGTGCAGTTTGTCATCGTCTTTTATGGTTTGCCTCTTATCAGTGACCACACCATCATGATTCCGATTTATTGGACAGCTGTTCTCTGCGTGGGACTCTATCACGGCGCTTATATCGCTGAGGTTATTCGTTCAGGGATTCAATCTATCCCTAGCGGTCAGATGGAGGCCGCCCTGTCGCAAGGTTTTACTTATATCAGTGCCATGCGCTTGATTATCTTGCCTCAAGCCTTCCGTATCATTCTCCCTCCATTGACCAACCAAATCGTCAACCTCATCAAGAACACCTCTACCACTGCCATCATCTCTGGAGTAGACTTGATGTTTGTGACCAAATCTTGGTCGGCTCTCAACGGAAACTATATTCCAGCCTTTTTAGGCGCTGCTCTTCTCTACTTTGCCCTATGCTTCCCTGTTGCCCAGTTTGGTCGCAAGATGGAGCAAGC